From Alosa sapidissima isolate fAloSap1 chromosome 2, fAloSap1.pri, whole genome shotgun sequence, one genomic window encodes:
- the gulp1a gene encoding PTB domain-containing engulfment adapter protein 1 isoform X4, with product MNRAFNRKRDKSWMHTPEALAKHFIAYNAKFLGNTEVDQPKGTEIVRDAVRKLKFQRHIKKSEGQKVPKVELQISIYGVKILDPKTKDVLHNCQLHRISFCADDKTDKRIFTFICKDSESNKHLCYVFDSEKCAEEITLTIGQAFDLAYKKFLESGGKDVETRKQIGTLQKRIQELESENSELKKQLQNLEEQLRSSKVSPLLHLNSANEAYMLQRPSSLFWCHNLTSFSCLEISSVTLTPMSSPESNFSAGLLTPPPAKPALPKPPNGNSIPRPRAGSISTKPPSTDIFDMIPFSPVEPLVPLPASNGAPPPPPARAADLRKDLFGAEPFDPFICGAADFPPDIQSKLDEMQRQRWRGSKWD from the exons ATGAACCGAGCATTTAACAGGAAAAGAG ATAAATCATGGATGCATACTCCTGAGGCTCTGGCCAAACACTTCATTGCATACAATGCCAAG TTCCTTGGCAACACAGAGGTTGACCAACCTAAAGGCACAGAGATTGTGAGAGATGCAGTCAGAAAGCTTAAG TTTCAAAGGCACATCAAGAAATCAGAAGGCCAGAAGGTTCCAAAGGTGGAATTACAAATATCAATTTACGGAGTAAAGATATTAGATCCTAAGACAAAG GATGTGCTGCACAATTGCCAGTTGCACAGGATATCCTTCTGTGCTGATGATAAAACAGACAAAAGGATATTTACATTCATCTGCAAAGACTCAGAATCAAATAAACATCTCTGTTACGTGTTTGACAGTGAAAAATGT GCAGAGGAGATCACTCTGACTATTGGCCAAGCCTTTGACTTGGCCTACAAGAAGTTTCTGGAGTCAGGAGGAAAAGATGTGGAGACACGTAAACAGATAGGAACCCTTCAGAAGAGA ATCCAAGAACTCGAATCGGAAAATTCTGAGTTGAAGAAGCAGTTACAGAACTTAGAGGAGCAGTTGAGAAGTTCCAAAGTGTCCCCT CTGCTGCACTTAAACTCGGCTAACGAAGCGTACATGCTGCAGaggccttcctctctcttctggtGTCACAATCTCACCTCCTTCTCGTGTCTCGAGATCTCCTCTGTCACTCTCACGCCTATGAGCTCTCCCGAGTCCAACTTCTCTGCGGGCCTCCTCACCCCTCCTCCCGCTAAGCCTGCGCTTCCAAAGCCTCCCAACGGAAACAGTATCCCACGGCCTCGC gcaggcagcatcTCCACAAAACCGCCATCCACAGACATTTTTGACATGATTCCCTTCTCCCCTGTGGAGCCACTGGTTCCATTACCAGCGAGCAACGGagcgccgccccctcccccagcacGAGCAGCAGACCTAC ggAAAGATCTTTTTGGCGCCGAACCCTTTGACCCGTTCATCTGTGGGGCCGCCGACTTCCCTCCGGACATCCAATCCAAGCTGGACGAGATGCAG
- the gulp1a gene encoding PTB domain-containing engulfment adapter protein 1 isoform X3, with protein sequence MNRAFNRKRDKSWMHTPEALAKHFIAYNAKFLGNTEVDQPKGTEIVRDAVRKLKFQRHIKKSEGQKVPKVELQISIYGVKILDPKTKDVLHNCQLHRISFCADDKTDKRIFTFICKDSESNKHLCYVFDSEKCAEEITLTIGQAFDLAYKKFLESGGKDVETRKQIGTLQKRIQELESENSELKKQLQNLEEQLRSSKVSPAGSISTKPPSTDIFDMIPFSPVEPLVPLPASNGAPPPPPARAADLRKDLFGAEPFDPFICGAADFPPDIQSKLDEMQRQRWRGSKWD encoded by the exons ATGAACCGAGCATTTAACAGGAAAAGAG ATAAATCATGGATGCATACTCCTGAGGCTCTGGCCAAACACTTCATTGCATACAATGCCAAG TTCCTTGGCAACACAGAGGTTGACCAACCTAAAGGCACAGAGATTGTGAGAGATGCAGTCAGAAAGCTTAAG TTTCAAAGGCACATCAAGAAATCAGAAGGCCAGAAGGTTCCAAAGGTGGAATTACAAATATCAATTTACGGAGTAAAGATATTAGATCCTAAGACAAAG GATGTGCTGCACAATTGCCAGTTGCACAGGATATCCTTCTGTGCTGATGATAAAACAGACAAAAGGATATTTACATTCATCTGCAAAGACTCAGAATCAAATAAACATCTCTGTTACGTGTTTGACAGTGAAAAATGT GCAGAGGAGATCACTCTGACTATTGGCCAAGCCTTTGACTTGGCCTACAAGAAGTTTCTGGAGTCAGGAGGAAAAGATGTGGAGACACGTAAACAGATAGGAACCCTTCAGAAGAGA ATCCAAGAACTCGAATCGGAAAATTCTGAGTTGAAGAAGCAGTTACAGAACTTAGAGGAGCAGTTGAGAAGTTCCAAAGTGTCCCCT gcaggcagcatcTCCACAAAACCGCCATCCACAGACATTTTTGACATGATTCCCTTCTCCCCTGTGGAGCCACTGGTTCCATTACCAGCGAGCAACGGagcgccgccccctcccccagcacGAGCAGCAGACCTAC ggAAAGATCTTTTTGGCGCCGAACCCTTTGACCCGTTCATCTGTGGGGCCGCCGACTTCCCTCCGGACATCCAATCCAAGCTGGACGAGATGCAG
- the gulp1a gene encoding PTB domain-containing engulfment adapter protein 1 isoform X2, with translation MNRAFNRKRDKSWMHTPEALAKHFIAYNAKFLGNTEVDQPKGTEIVRDAVRKLKFQRHIKKSEGQKVPKVELQISIYGVKILDPKTKDVLHNCQLHRISFCADDKTDKRIFTFICKDSESNKHLCYVFDSEKCAEEITLTIGQAFDLAYKKFLESGGKDVETRKQIGTLQKRIQELESENSELKKQLQNLEEQLRSSKVSPAGSISTKPPSTDIFDMIPFSPVEPLVPLPASNGAPPPPPARAADLRKDLFGAEPFDPFICGAADFPPDIQSKLDEMQEGFKMGLTLEGTVFSPDPLDGRC, from the exons ATGAACCGAGCATTTAACAGGAAAAGAG ATAAATCATGGATGCATACTCCTGAGGCTCTGGCCAAACACTTCATTGCATACAATGCCAAG TTCCTTGGCAACACAGAGGTTGACCAACCTAAAGGCACAGAGATTGTGAGAGATGCAGTCAGAAAGCTTAAG TTTCAAAGGCACATCAAGAAATCAGAAGGCCAGAAGGTTCCAAAGGTGGAATTACAAATATCAATTTACGGAGTAAAGATATTAGATCCTAAGACAAAG GATGTGCTGCACAATTGCCAGTTGCACAGGATATCCTTCTGTGCTGATGATAAAACAGACAAAAGGATATTTACATTCATCTGCAAAGACTCAGAATCAAATAAACATCTCTGTTACGTGTTTGACAGTGAAAAATGT GCAGAGGAGATCACTCTGACTATTGGCCAAGCCTTTGACTTGGCCTACAAGAAGTTTCTGGAGTCAGGAGGAAAAGATGTGGAGACACGTAAACAGATAGGAACCCTTCAGAAGAGA ATCCAAGAACTCGAATCGGAAAATTCTGAGTTGAAGAAGCAGTTACAGAACTTAGAGGAGCAGTTGAGAAGTTCCAAAGTGTCCCCT gcaggcagcatcTCCACAAAACCGCCATCCACAGACATTTTTGACATGATTCCCTTCTCCCCTGTGGAGCCACTGGTTCCATTACCAGCGAGCAACGGagcgccgccccctcccccagcacGAGCAGCAGACCTAC ggAAAGATCTTTTTGGCGCCGAACCCTTTGACCCGTTCATCTGTGGGGCCGCCGACTTCCCTCCGGACATCCAATCCAAGCTGGACGAGATGCAG